A stretch of DNA from Aciduliprofundum sp. MAR08-339:
ATGAGGGAGGAGGCCGAGAAAAATTTTGGGGAGGCGGAGATAATATTTCGTAATCTGAGGGATAACGTGGCCCTTGGTGCAGTGTATTCGAATTTTGCCTTGCTTTATGATGACATGAGACAGCTGGACTATCTTTATAGAGCCCTTGACCTGTTTGAGAAGGAGGGACATATAAGGGCTCAGGTTGAGACGCTTTATCATCTCGCCATGTACTACCTTGAAGATGACTATGTTGATGAGGCTCTTCACTTCATCAAAAAGGCATTATCCATGCTTGAAAAAGTCGGAGACGATGAACTGAAGAAAAAGATCTATGAGGTGGCTGCAGACATATACATGGAGAAGGGAGATGTGGAAAAGGCCTTGAAATTCACCGAGAGTGCATCCAATTTATAATTCCATTATCCTTTTCTCTACCTCCTGGTAGAATTCAGAGCAGTCCATCTCGTTTTCCTTGCAGTAAATTAGGGCTGCCACTTCAATGCTCACATACTTCATTCTGTTTTTGATTTCGTTTATTTCCATAAGTATATCCCTTCTGCTCCTCTTGAGGTTGAATGTGAGATGATCCATTATCCTTGTGAAAATGTCCGGTTTTGTGAAATACTTGGCAACATCCTCCTCGGTAACCTTGAAATCAAGAGGCAGGATCAATCCCTTCATCTCAAAGGTCGGCTCATAGTGCTCATTCTTCCTCTCAATGAGATGAGTATCCACGGCAACCTTGAACAGTGCCCGTGCAGAATTTGGAGAGACCCACTTCATATCGTAGGACAGGGTGTTTACAAAGTCCTCCTCCTTTATTTCCCTTCCCTTTCTCTTCACCACGAATGCAACTACCCTCTTCAGATCCTCCATGGGCAAATTTCACCTCCTTTTAGCACATAGGTATTGGCATGCACAAGTGGGGCCATGCGCACGGAGGTTATAACCTCTTTGCCTCCCATGCTCAGAAATCTCCCGATATCCTCAATATTGTATGATTTTAAAACTGTATTCTCAGTGAGTTCTATCGCCCTTGTTATCTCCTTCCACCTTGTGAAATAGGGTGTGATCACTGCCTTGTTGCCTCCAATCACGAGCACATCCATAACATCGTAGTGCCTTCTTGGAGCGGCATCTATCCACATCTCAAAGAGTCCCGATAACTCATCGTAGACCTTGAAGTTAATCTCCCCACCATTGTGGGAGTCCACGTCTATGAGATAGAGCAAATCTTCATCGAAGGATTCCACGAAATCATCAATTCTCTTTCCGTCAATTTTCCCATGAACTACTGCATGCATTTTCAAGCATTTCACGGGGAAGTATGTTTGTATGGAGTAAAAACTTTATCGTTGCAAGGGCATGCATAGGGTGATGCAGTTGAAGGATATGGGTGAGAGAAGGGCCATAGACGGGATATGGAAAATCTTGAAAAAGAAGCAAGCCTATGATGATTGCGTTTACATAAAAATGGGGAATCTTTATCAACTTTACACTGTGGATTTCATTGGAGAGGGCGTACATTTCATGAGAGAGTGGAACCCTGAGAAAGTTGGGGCTTTTTTTGCATCCATAAATTTAAGTGATATTGCCGCAATGGGGGGGCTGCCAGATTTATTTATGGCATCCATGTCATTCCCGCAGGATTTGGACTGGGACTATGTTGAATCCTTCGTTTTGGGAATGAACAGTGTTTTGCAGGGATTTGGTGTGCCCTATTATGGTGGAGATTTCAAAGAGTCAAAAAGCGTCGGGATGAGCGGCTTTGCGGTGGGCCACGTGGAGGCCAACAGAATATTAAGAAGGAACACAGTAAGTAAGGGCGAAAGGGTTTTTGTGACTGGAGAACTTGGAAAGCAGGCAGCAGGATATTTTCTCTGGAAAAACGGGCATGATGAGGGCATTGAGTATTTGTTAGACGTCCATCCCAGGATAGAGGAGGGTAGGAGGATCTCGGAGTTGGGAAGTGCGTGCATGGATCTATCAGACGGCTTGCTTGCATCTGTTAAATTTATGGGAAATGAAAAATATGGATTGGAAATATATTTTGATAAGATTCCCATACACAAACTTGCCTATGAGGTTTCAGAGGATTATGGCCTGCCTTTGGAGTACCTTGCAACAATGTTCGGTGGCGAGTACGAACTCGTATATACTGCCAAACGTGGTGTGGTTGGCACGGAGATTGGGGAGGTTGTTGAGAGGGAGAATGCAGGGATATGGAAGGAAAATAAAAAATTTGAAGGTGAGGGTTATGCTCATTTTAGCCAGACACTGGGAAAAATTGGAAGACAATAAGGTTCGGTGCAATCTGTGCCCACATAGATGCGTGCTCAGTGATGGGCAGGTTGGTGTTTGCAGGGTCAGGAAGAATATTGGAGGTAAGCTTTACACGCTAAATTATGGCAGCGTATCCTCAATAGCGGTGGATCCCATAGAGAAAAAACCCCTATTTCATTTCAAGCCCACCTCTGAGGTTCTATCGGTGGCCACGGTGGGCTGCAATATGCGGTGCAAACACTGTCAGAACTGGGAAATAAGTCAGATCGGACTTGAGTTTCCCTACATAAGGGAGATGAGCCCGGAGGAGCTCATGCAGGTGGCCCGGGATTATGAGGGTATAGCATTTACATACAACGAGCCAACAATATGGCATGAATACACCCTTGATGTTGCAAAAATGGCAAAGCGGGAGGGACTCTACACTGTTTATGTTACCAATGGATACATATGCAAGAAGCCATTTGAGGAAATCTCCAGGTACCTTGATGCAATGAACATAGATGTAAAGGCATTCAACGATGAATTCTACAGAAAAATTGCGGGAGCAAGACTTCAACCCGTGCTTGACACTGTTGAAAGGGCTCATCGCATGGGGATTCATGTTGAACTTACCTATCTTATAATTCCAACGTTGAACGATGGAGAAGGTGAGATAAGAAAATTTGCAGAGTGGGTGCAAGGAGTGAGTCCTGAGATACCCGTTCATTTCTCACGATTCTTTCCCATGTACAGACTCACGGATAAGCCACCCACACCGGTTAGAACTCTTCACAGAGCCTACGAGATTGCAAAGGAGGCTGGGCTGGAATACGTTTATCTTGGCAACACTTGGGAACCTGAGTACGAAAGCACCTACTGCCCGAAGTGCGGAAATCTTCTCATAGAGCGTGTTTATTACAACACCAGAATTCTCGGACTGACGGATGATGGAAAATGCGAGAAATGCGGGGCAAAGATAAATGTTAGATTATAATTGCATTTATACGCAAACATTAAAATAAGTTTTATCCTTTCAGGGCTTTGTGGCACTGCGGTTGAGCAGAGAGGAGATACTCGAAGGCGGAGTTATACGCACCATGTTCCTTCTAGGCTGGCCCATGATGCTGAGCAGCCTTCTGCAAACCCTTTACAACCTTGCCGATATGTTTTGGCTGGGGCGTCTACCTCAGGAGGAGGCGAAGATTGCCGTGGCGGCCATAAATTTTACATGGCCCGTGGTTTTTTTCTTCATATCCTTTGCAGGGGGTCTTGGAAGGGGAGGTATACCCATAATCTCCCAGTATATCGGTTCAGATGATAGGGAGCAGG
This window harbors:
- the amrS gene encoding AmmeMemoRadiSam system radical SAM enzyme, translating into MLILARHWEKLEDNKVRCNLCPHRCVLSDGQVGVCRVRKNIGGKLYTLNYGSVSSIAVDPIEKKPLFHFKPTSEVLSVATVGCNMRCKHCQNWEISQIGLEFPYIREMSPEELMQVARDYEGIAFTYNEPTIWHEYTLDVAKMAKREGLYTVYVTNGYICKKPFEEISRYLDAMNIDVKAFNDEFYRKIAGARLQPVLDTVERAHRMGIHVELTYLIIPTLNDGEGEIRKFAEWVQGVSPEIPVHFSRFFPMYRLTDKPPTPVRTLHRAYEIAKEAGLEYVYLGNTWEPEYESTYCPKCGNLLIERVYYNTRILGLTDDGKCEKCGAKINVRL
- a CDS encoding DUF2240 family protein, coding for MEDLKRVVAFVVKRKGREIKEEDFVNTLSYDMKWVSPNSARALFKVAVDTHLIERKNEHYEPTFEMKGLILPLDFKVTEEDVAKYFTKPDIFTRIMDHLTFNLKRSRRDILMEINEIKNRMKYVSIEVAALIYCKENEMDCSEFYQEVEKRIMEL
- a CDS encoding tetratricopeptide repeat protein, which codes for MLGLLMGDALKYFNRENYRRALELFLDELENSTNREEIAYNANLAGLCVYFLHYPRESLKYFQVALDNTDGIENQKVQENVEEVKRFIERVENDIEELESKLEVEEDKKQRGIILSNLGLLHYFLGMREEAEKNFGEAEIIFRNLRDNVALGAVYSNFALLYDDMRQLDYLYRALDLFEKEGHIRAQVETLYHLAMYYLEDDYVDEALHFIKKALSMLEKVGDDELKKKIYEVAADIYMEKGDVEKALKFTESASNL
- a CDS encoding thiamine-monophosphate kinase, which translates into the protein MQLKDMGERRAIDGIWKILKKKQAYDDCVYIKMGNLYQLYTVDFIGEGVHFMREWNPEKVGAFFASINLSDIAAMGGLPDLFMASMSFPQDLDWDYVESFVLGMNSVLQGFGVPYYGGDFKESKSVGMSGFAVGHVEANRILRRNTVSKGERVFVTGELGKQAAGYFLWKNGHDEGIEYLLDVHPRIEEGRRISELGSACMDLSDGLLASVKFMGNEKYGLEIYFDKIPIHKLAYEVSEDYGLPLEYLATMFGGEYELVYTAKRGVVGTEIGEVVERENAGIWKENKKFEGEGYAHFSQTLGKIGRQ